A genomic segment from Peribacillus sp. ACCC06369 encodes:
- a CDS encoding YqhR family membrane protein, giving the protein MSSNENGQIQQENQSLIYNVLAIGFVGGAAASFAGIIAHYVNFMGFSPKFILTSWSNMTWIDHWLGTVMTILLFGILSVGIAFIYYGLFKRMKSIFSGIFLGVVCWALLVFVLKPMFADLPTISKMSANTIITSVCIFILYGLFVGYSISYDHQEYIRQQKNAEKRKES; this is encoded by the coding sequence ATGTCTTCTAATGAAAATGGACAAATTCAACAGGAAAATCAAAGCTTGATCTACAATGTACTAGCTATCGGTTTTGTTGGCGGGGCTGCAGCCAGTTTTGCCGGAATCATCGCCCATTATGTTAATTTTATGGGGTTTAGCCCCAAATTCATACTTACTTCGTGGTCGAATATGACTTGGATCGATCACTGGCTTGGTACGGTAATGACCATACTTTTGTTCGGAATTCTATCCGTGGGGATCGCTTTTATATACTATGGTCTTTTTAAAAGGATGAAGAGTATTTTTTCGGGTATTTTTTTGGGAGTGGTTTGCTGGGCGTTGCTCGTATTTGTCCTGAAACCGATGTTCGCCGATTTGCCAACCATTTCGAAAATGTCGGCAAATACGATTATAACCAGTGTCTGCATTTTTATTTTATACGGTCTTTTTGTAGGGTATTCTATATCATACGATCATCAGGAATATATACGTCAACAAAAAAACGCTGAGAAACGAAAGGAAAGTTGA
- a CDS encoding DUF1385 domain-containing protein has product MSEVQKPVYGGQAVVEGVMFGGKHHTVTAVRRKDSTIVYYHLPRESKPVVNQLKRVPFLRGIVSLIQSSATGSKHLNFSTEQYEEEDGEKQDEKKKETKESSKLSVWLGVAVIGVLSFLFGKLLFTLIPVFLAELTRPIFNGHIAQVLMESLFKLILLLVYIYVVSMTPLIKRVFQYHGAEHKVINCFESGKELTVENVQASSRLHYRCGSSFILFTVIVGMFVYMLVPTDPLWLRVVDRVLLIPVVLGIAFEVLQLTNKVRDIPILRYLGYPGLWLQLLTTKAPTDDQVEVALASFHELLKMEKRTEKDLESDVIV; this is encoded by the coding sequence ATGTCTGAGGTCCAAAAACCCGTTTATGGAGGGCAGGCTGTTGTGGAAGGCGTCATGTTCGGGGGCAAACATCACACAGTAACTGCGGTACGCCGCAAAGATTCAACGATTGTATATTATCACCTGCCGCGAGAATCAAAACCTGTTGTCAACCAATTAAAAAGAGTGCCGTTTCTAAGGGGTATCGTATCACTGATTCAGTCAAGTGCCACCGGCTCGAAACATCTGAACTTTTCCACTGAACAGTATGAAGAAGAGGACGGGGAAAAGCAGGACGAAAAGAAAAAAGAAACGAAAGAATCTTCTAAATTAAGTGTATGGCTTGGAGTTGCCGTAATCGGTGTTCTTTCCTTCCTATTTGGAAAGCTGCTTTTCACTTTGATTCCAGTCTTTCTTGCCGAATTGACAAGACCCATCTTTAATGGCCATATTGCCCAGGTTTTAATGGAAAGCTTGTTCAAGTTGATATTATTGCTGGTATACATTTATGTAGTATCCATGACCCCATTGATCAAACGGGTCTTTCAGTATCACGGAGCAGAGCATAAGGTGATTAATTGCTTTGAAAGCGGAAAAGAATTGACCGTTGAAAATGTGCAGGCAAGTTCACGCCTTCATTATCGCTGTGGCAGTAGCTTTATTTTATTTACAGTCATTGTAGGTATGTTTGTCTATATGCTCGTTCCGACCGATCCATTATGGCTCCGTGTCGTGGATCGCGTTTTACTTATCCCCGTAGTGCTAGGCATAGCCTTCGAGGTATTGCAGTTGACCAACAAAGTAAGAGATATTCCCATCCTGCGTTACCTTGGCTACCCTGGCCTTTGGCTTCAGTTATTGACAACCAAAGCCCCTACCGACGATCAAGTCGAAGTCGCATTGGCGTCCTTCCACGAACTGTTAAAAATGGAAAAGAGAACTGAAAAAGATTTAGAATCGGATGTTATTGTGTAA
- a CDS encoding SA1362 family protein, producing the protein MKRFISFMIYGIIALGVLGLMSRLFNDPIGFFRNILIIAIVAGIIYMIYTGLTKGKPVKKEQQAFRKAARQSKKRLKNRTSKKDNVASFSAAKSSKKIKVRKKTDSHLTVIEGKKNKKKNRASF; encoded by the coding sequence TTGAAACGTTTCATATCTTTCATGATATACGGAATCATCGCCCTCGGAGTCCTCGGACTAATGAGCCGACTATTTAATGACCCGATTGGCTTTTTTAGAAACATTCTCATAATAGCCATTGTCGCAGGGATTATTTATATGATTTATACCGGATTAACAAAGGGAAAACCAGTTAAAAAAGAGCAGCAAGCATTCCGAAAGGCTGCCCGCCAATCGAAAAAAAGACTAAAAAACCGAACTTCGAAAAAGGATAATGTGGCTAGCTTCTCTGCAGCAAAATCATCAAAAAAAATAAAAGTGAGAAAGAAAACGGATAGTCACTTAACCGTCATCGAGGGGAAAAAGAATAAAAAGAAAAATCGGGCTTCTTTTTAA
- a CDS encoding patatin-like phospholipase family protein, giving the protein MIIDGVFSGGGIKGYGLVGALQELEERGFVFHRTAGTSAGSIIAAFVAAGYTGKEMEELFLDIDLSGMLDKRRGLLPIPLAKWLLIYWKLGLYKGDALESWVAGKLAKRNVVTFKDVRPESLRIITSDITNGKLVVLPDELPNYGIDPLTFPVAKAVRMSCSIPYFFEPVKLDVGKSTFLFVDGGVLSNFPMWLFNSDHVRKERPVIGLRLSVDEIWKPHKVDNALELFSALFKTMKDAHDARYISKKHVQNIVFIPMKGISAMDFNLNDEKKGELMDQGRQCTKEFLKNWTY; this is encoded by the coding sequence ATGATTATTGACGGCGTTTTTTCCGGAGGCGGGATTAAAGGATATGGTTTAGTTGGAGCCCTGCAGGAATTAGAGGAACGAGGATTTGTATTCCATAGGACAGCGGGTACAAGTGCTGGTTCCATAATTGCAGCTTTCGTAGCCGCTGGATACACAGGTAAAGAAATGGAAGAGCTTTTTCTTGATATAGATTTAAGCGGCATGCTGGATAAAAGGCGTGGTCTATTGCCTATCCCGCTTGCTAAGTGGCTCCTTATTTACTGGAAACTAGGCCTTTATAAAGGCGACGCTTTGGAATCCTGGGTTGCCGGTAAACTTGCCAAAAGGAATGTAGTTACCTTTAAGGATGTTCGACCGGAGTCTCTCCGTATCATAACCTCTGACATTACAAATGGGAAATTGGTGGTACTGCCTGATGAGTTACCGAATTATGGAATTGATCCGCTCACATTTCCAGTGGCTAAGGCAGTGAGAATGAGTTGTAGCATTCCCTATTTTTTTGAGCCAGTAAAACTTGATGTCGGAAAAAGCACGTTCCTTTTTGTTGATGGAGGTGTGTTAAGCAATTTTCCAATGTGGTTATTCAATTCAGATCATGTAAGGAAGGAACGACCGGTCATAGGCTTGCGACTAAGTGTCGATGAGATATGGAAACCGCATAAGGTGGATAATGCGTTAGAATTGTTCTCCGCACTATTCAAAACGATGAAAGATGCCCATGATGCACGTTATATTTCCAAGAAACACGTCCAGAATATTGTATTTATCCCGATGAAGGGAATTTCTGCAATGGATTTCAATCTGAATGATGAAAAAAAGGGTGAATTGATGGATCAGGGCAGACAGTGTACTAAAGAATTCCTAAAGAATTGGACATATTAA
- the splB gene encoding spore photoproduct lyase: MKPFMPQLVYIEPRALEYPLGRELKKKFEDLNIEIRETTSHNQIRDLPGENDLQKYRVAKSTLVVGIRKTLKFDSSKPSAEYAIPLATGCMGHCHYCYLQTTLGTKPYIRTYVNLEEIFEAAENYINERKPEITRFEAACTSDIVGIDHLTHSLKRAIEYFGKSEYGVLRFVTKFHHVDHLLDAEHNGKTRFRFSINSRYVIKNFEPGTSSFEERMEAARKVAGAGYPLGFIVAPIYRHEAWKEGYRELFERLSEALKGVDIPDLTFELIQHRFTGPAKKVIQKNYPKTKLELDETKRKYKWGRYGIGKYVYQTEEAAELETAIRGYIAEFFPKAEIQYFT, encoded by the coding sequence ATGAAACCATTTATGCCACAGTTAGTATATATCGAGCCCAGGGCACTGGAATACCCGCTTGGGCGGGAATTGAAAAAAAAATTTGAGGATTTGAACATTGAAATCCGTGAGACTACCTCACATAACCAAATTAGGGATCTACCTGGAGAAAATGATTTACAAAAATATCGTGTCGCCAAGTCCACGCTTGTGGTAGGGATCAGAAAGACATTGAAATTCGATTCTTCAAAGCCATCTGCTGAATATGCCATCCCTCTTGCAACCGGGTGTATGGGGCATTGTCATTATTGTTATTTACAGACGACACTCGGAACAAAGCCATATATTAGGACATACGTGAATCTCGAGGAGATTTTCGAGGCTGCCGAAAATTATATCAATGAGCGAAAGCCTGAAATTACACGTTTTGAGGCGGCCTGTACATCAGATATCGTCGGAATTGATCATTTGACACATTCGTTAAAAAGGGCTATAGAATATTTTGGGAAAAGTGAATATGGGGTCCTAAGGTTCGTAACTAAATTTCATCATGTCGACCACCTGTTGGATGCTGAGCATAATGGAAAAACTAGATTTAGGTTCAGTATAAATTCACGTTACGTGATAAAGAATTTCGAGCCCGGCACTTCGAGCTTTGAAGAAAGAATGGAAGCGGCTCGAAAAGTGGCAGGTGCCGGATATCCCTTGGGTTTTATCGTAGCTCCAATATATCGTCATGAAGCATGGAAAGAGGGCTACCGTGAATTATTCGAACGGTTAAGTGAGGCGTTAAAAGGCGTGGATATCCCAGACTTGACTTTCGAATTAATCCAGCATCGGTTTACTGGCCCTGCCAAAAAAGTGATTCAAAAAAACTACCCGAAAACGAAATTGGAACTGGACGAAACGAAGCGTAAATATAAATGGGGCCGATACGGTATTGGTAAATATGTTTACCAAACCGAAGAAGCCGCAGAACTGGAAACGGCAATTCGTGGGTATATAGCGGAATTTTTCCCTAAAGCGGAAATTCAGTATTTTACCTGA